The following coding sequences lie in one Nakaseomyces glabratus chromosome I, complete sequence genomic window:
- the AVO1 gene encoding Avo1p (CAGL0I07953g~Ortholog(s) have phosphatidylinositol-4,5-bisphosphate binding activity and role in establishment or maintenance of actin cytoskeleton polarity, fungal-type cell wall organization, regulation of cell growth), whose amino-acid sequence MDTVASINNLRAQFFRICPEKDQMSRIIKPYIPQTEKDAIVKYSTQDYDKVDPKISDVYTNPDGTSLLTEMESPPISKNFMDSYATIAKARLKKHNEEAYFRGNRTFNQGDLNNRVIETKDDGYNTDELKNENLTQVDGTLIEKSHNDFIANNTLKNNSISTSILNDDLSDNVVFENTSAKKKDARKSGLPFVRIFKNKKDSNAIPSKQNNTSSNSKNRKKSSSNSNAGKTDSGYSSVSNKSSRSDLRSKKSSQNIGNHRQTHTRRKSKFSMNFDFDENLEEEEEDEDEDEEGADLHSKFFRLDSNSSSQQSLSQNNEYTGSRAGSVLNNNGSKLIHGIQNSNNNNNNNNHNVTVNGGKYINDKFSNQNNKSKLHAGHSFVQKTTALDSGKSVSSMHGSLVNGAVQGLDGAAVNSVSANELKSVHSADDAISDLDSFIEAQNLEEMDFDAAGSDINKIVSNDSQRETHISDENGTSRLSLADDMNSISDASSYGKSLLGSDYSADELIKQDASTLDSASLMAATDMQTHTIPSNSIPMSIDKFGLYEGVDDSTINNVFGKAVQNLKTESSTEKKNVVPQMFFSSPSTANKAEFGTSANSTGKINTTPKSTQYRSRSNSYDQARYNRYDSRKIRKGSQSSVDRNKSNSSQSNGQSHKIELNDSLVIERRTDLSSAIPAVSQLSTLFKMQKQNAGNPLSALQYFSFVSGSKVAKTDVMQLEVYIQNSKKYKRDPFTVQIRKNSTVFEVIGFILYSYANDFKPPNFESDGLTVDKIGNPNNFSLSIVDEDGEPFEDNFGKLDRKSEIQTVSDNEVVLCEVDGNEKELNESMTPVPYDTCGDIVDGSKSAAVSRSSSVGKSEKINQRSFYKPIVQDQDDLENTQGSKIVPITVYLYPNLNPKFNYTTINVNVTSKINDILVRYCKMKNLDPNEYLLKVVDKMSTYDLNDTVLKLDGNYSVELISKKEAREKRLEKLKADTSMPVLPTIQSSDMTPLTIDRGGKSFLKGKNEDKTSEVKATKSKKSSSKYKLSLAKQTSSSSNQSANGLGIGNGNMHTIGGSNALTSGANSLFKSKNSSRSSLHGPLQFYNINRSQTNIDVKAGPSKPLSVDDSTTNNSANNFQDLFSGAYHRYKVWRRQQMSFINKHERTLALDGDYIYIVPPEGRMHWHENVKTKSLHISQVILVKKSKSAPENFKIYVKKSHDDIKRYYFEAASAQECTEIVTRLQNLMNAYKMNLK is encoded by the coding sequence ATGGATACCGTCGCGTCTATTAATAATCTGAGGGCGCAATTCTTTCGAATATGCCCCGAAAAGGACCAGATGTCTCGAATAATCAAACCCTATATACCACAGACTGAAAAGGACGCGATTGTAAAATATAGCACGCAGGATTATGACAAAGTTGATCCTAAGATATCAGACGTGTATACTAATCCTGATGGTACTTCCTTACTTACAGAGATGGAGTCCCCGCCGATATCGAAGAATTTTATGGATAGCTATGCGACCATTGCCAAGGCAAGGCTGAAAAAGCATAACGAGGAAGCATACTTTAGAGGAAATCGAACATTTAACCAGGGAGATTTGAACAATAGGGTGATTGAAACTAAGGATGATGGTTACAATACGGATGAGctaaaaaatgaaaatttgaCACAGGTCGATGGTACATTAATCGAAAAGAGTCATAACGATTTTATTGCTAATAATACActaaaaaataattctaTTTCGACAAGCATATTGAATGATGACCTCAGTGATAACGTAGTATTCGAAAACACATCAgcgaagaagaaagatgcTAGAAAATCGGGATTGCCCTTTGTAAGAATTtttaaaaacaaaaaagataGTAATGCAATTCCTTCTAAGCAGAATAACACCAGCTCTAACTcaaaaaatagaaagaaGAGTTCATCCAATTCAAATGCTGGTAAAACGGATAGCGGCTATTCGTCTGTTTCAAATAAATCATCAAGGTCAGATTTAAGGTCAAAGAAATCTAGTCAAAATATTGGTAATCATAGACAAACACATACAAGACGGAAAAGTAAGTTCTCCATGAACTTTGATTTCGATGAAAatttagaagaagaagaggaggatgaagatgaggacGAAGAAGGTGCTGATCttcattcaaaattttttcgATTAGATAGTAACTCTTCAAGTCAACAGAGCTTGTCACAAAATAATGAGTATACAGGTAGCAGAGCAGGTTCTGTGCTAAACAATAATGGTAGCAAACTAATCCATGGAATCcaaaatagtaataataataacaataataataatcaCAATGTGACGGTAAATGGTGgcaaatatattaatgataAGTTTAGCAAtcaaaacaacaaatcAAAGCTTCATGCTGGTCATAGCTTTGTTCAAAAAACCACGGCTCTTGATTCCGGTAAAAGTGTCAGTTCTATGCATGGGTCATTAGTCAATGGCGCCGTGCAAGGACTTGATGGTGCTGCGGTTAACTCTGTTTCGGCTAATGAGTTGAAGTCAGTACATTCAGCAGATGATGCCATTTCAGATCTTGATTCTTTTATTGAAGCTCAGAATTTAGAAGAAATGGATTTTGATGCAGCTGGTAGCGACATCAACAAGATTGTCTCCAACGATTCTCAACGGGAAACACATATTTCTGATGAAAATGGGACGAGCAGACTGTCATTAGCTGATGATATGAACAGTATAAGTGATGCATCATCTTATGGTAAGTCATTGTTGGGATCTGATTACAGTGCAGATGAATTGATTAAACAGGACGCTTCTACTCTTGATTCTGCGTCATTGATGGCAGCAACTGATATGCAGACTCATACTATACCATCTAATTCTATACCCATGTCTATTGATAAGTTTGGATTGTATGAGGGTGTAGATGACTCTACAATAAACAACGTCTTCGGTAAAGCTGttcaaaatttaaagaCAGAGTCGTCCACCGAGAAAAAAAACGTTGTTCCTCAAATGTTTTTCAGTTCACCAAGCACCGCTAATAAGGCAGAGTTTGGAACAAGCGCTAATTCTACGGGTAAGATTAATACGACACCCAAAAGCACTCAATATAGATCTAGATCCAACTCATATGATCAGGCTCGTTATAATCGATATGATAGTAGGAAAATTAGGAAAGGTAGCCAGAGTTCTGTTGACAGAAATAAATCTAATTCTTCACAATCGAATGGCCAAAGTCATAAAATTGAGTTGAATGATAGCTTGGTTATCGAGCGCCGTACAGATTTATCGTCTGCAATACCTGCAGTATCTCAGTTATCGACATTGTTCAAGATGCAGAAGCAAAATGCAGGTAATCCTTTGAGTGCGTTGCAATATTTCTCATTTGTTTCTGGGAGTAAGGTTGCCAAAACTGATGTCATGCAATTGGAAGTCTACATTCAAAACtctaaaaaatataaaaggGACCCCTTTACTGTCCAAATCCGTAAAAATTCAACTGTTTTTGAGGTGATTGGGTTTATCTTGTATTCATACGCCAATGACTTCAAACCACCCAATTTTGAATCAGATGGACTTACAGTAGATAAAATTGGTAATCCAAACAATTTTTCTCTATCAATTGTCGATGAAGATGGCGAGCCGTTTGAGGATAATTTTGGTAAATTGGATCGAAAGAGTGAAATACAGACAGTCTCTGACAATGAAGTTGTTCTTTGTGAGGTAGACGGCAATGAAAAAGAACTGAATGAATCTATGACACCTGTTCCTTATGACACATGTGGTGATATCGTCGATGGAAGTAAATCTGCAGCAGTAAGTAGGTCGTCTAGTGTAGGGAAATCTGAAAAGATCAACCAAAGAAGCTTCTACAAGCCAATTGTACAAGATCAGGATGATTTAGAGAACACCCAAGGATCTAAGATTGTTCCAATAACAGTATATTTGTATCCAAATTTGAATCCGAAATTCAATTACACTACAATTAATGTGAATGTTACATCGAAGATTAACGATATCTTGGTTAGATATTGCAAGATGAAAAATCTCGACCCCAATGAATACTTGCTAAAGGTGGTTGATAAGATGAGCACTTATGATTTAAATGATACTGTTTTGAAGCTAGATGGTAATTATTCTGTTGAATTGATATCTAAGAAAGAAGCACGCGAGAAAAGacttgaaaaattaaaagCTGACACTTCGATGCCGGTCTTACCAACCATTCAAAGTAGTGATATGACACCATTAACTATAGATCGTGGCGGAAAGTCGTTCTTAAAAGGTAAAAATGAGGATAAAACTTCTGAAGTAAAGGCGACAAAAAGTAAGAAGTCGTCATCCAAATATAAGCTATCTTTAGCGAAGCAAACATCATCATCTAGCAACCAAAGTGCCAATGGTCTTGGTATTGGTAATGGTAATATGCATACTATCGGTGGTTCTAATGCATTAACTAGCGGTGCAAACTCTTTATTCAAGTCAAAGAACTCTTCAAGGTCCTCTTTACATGGCCCTCTACAGttctataatataaataggTCTCAGACCAACATTGATGTCAAGGCAGGGCCAAGTAAGCCTTTAAGTGTAGATGACAGTACAACCAATAATAGCGCAAACAACTTTCAAGATCTATTTTCCGGTGCTTATCACAGATATAAAGTGTGGAGGCGCCAACAAATGTCATTCATTAATAAGCATGAAAGAACATTAGCACTTGATGGTGACTATATTTACATTGTACCTCCCGAAGGTCGCATGCATTGGCATGAAAACGTTAAGACTAAGTCATTACATATTAGTCAAGTGATCTTGGttaaaaaatcaaagagtGCACCGGAGAACTTTAAAATATACGTCAAGAAAAGTCATGACGATATCAAACGGTACTACTTTGAAGCCGCCTCTGCTCAAGAATGCACGGAAATTGTAACCAGattacaaaatttaatgaatgCATACAAAATGAACTTGAAATAG
- the ATP19 gene encoding F1F0 ATP synthase subunit k (CAGL0I07969g~Ortholog(s) have role in ATP synthesis coupled proton transport, protein complex oligomerization and mitochondrial proton-transporting ATP synthase complex, coupling factor F(o), plasma membrane localization) yields the protein MGSAYQILGRSFQPHQLAIGTLSLVALVAMPNPFAAKKAKEVEIQASSKEEEKFIKEYLEKHK from the coding sequence ATGGGTTCAGCATATCAAATTCTAGGAAGATCCTTTCAACCACACCAACTTGCTATTGGTACTTTATCTCTAGTTGCACTAGTGGCTATGCCAAACCCTTTTGCTGCTAAGAAGGCCAAGGAAGTGGAAATTCaagcttcttcaaaggaagaagagaaattcATCAAGGAATACTTGGAAAAACACAAGTAA